From a region of the Equus przewalskii isolate Varuska chromosome 2, EquPr2, whole genome shotgun sequence genome:
- the NDC1 gene encoding nucleoporin NDC1 isoform X2, with protein MQRRPQFLEPRWTLLRRDLLDSRGRVLGSTFPWGHVSAGQCWPVRPVQTKHRRNGLGPGPGFAQAAFEAAPTGSSWDFPPFELRWRAGFPSPAPRRAGAAITMATAVSRPCAGGSRDILWRVLGWRIVSSIVWSVLLLPICTTVFIILSSIDLFHPIQWLSDSFNDLYSSYVIFYLLLLSVVIVIISIFNLEFYTVVPSVPCSRLALIGKILHPQQLVHSFIHAAMGMMMAWCAAVITRGRYSFLVVPCTGAESLENHSAQTCLNEYHLFFLLAGAFMGYSYSLLYFINNMNYLPFPIIQQYKFLRFRRSLLLLVKHSCVESLFLIRNFCIVYYFLGHIPKAWISTAMDLRIDEQFHRPLDTVSGLLNLSLLYHVWLCGVFLLMTWYSSWILFKIYATEAHLFPVQPPFAEESDECLPKVLNSNPPLIIKYLALQDLMLLSQYSPSRRQEVFSLSQPGGHPHNWTAISRECLNLLNDMTQKLVLYQEAAATNGRVLSSSYPVEKETTFQTPTSNQMPRPSVPPLVRTSLFSSKLSTPDVASPLGSPFGSGVMNRMAGIFDVNTCYGSPQSPQLVRRGPRLWTSASDQQMTELSNPPSTTVSAEGKTVRQPSGIYSWIQNKREQIKNFLSKRVLIMYFFSKHPEASIQAVFSDAQMHIWALEGLSHLVAASFTEDRFGVVQTTLPAILSTLLTLQEAVDKYFKLPHASSKPPRISGSLVDTSYKTLRFAFRASLKTAIYRITTTFGEHLNAVQASAEHQKRLQQFLEFKE; from the exons ATGCAGCGCCGCCCCCAGTTTCTGGAGCCCCGCTGGACCCTGCTTCGGAGAGACCTTTTGGACTCCAGAGGGCGGGTCCTGGGGTCCACGTTCCCTTGGGGGCACGTGTCTGCAGGGCAGTGCTGGCCCGTCCGGCCTGTCCAGACGAAGCATCGAAGGAATGGGTTGGGACCTGGGCCGGGCTTTGCTCAGGCAGCGTTTGAGGCAGCCCCAACGGGGTCCTCCTGGGACTTTCCTCCCTTTGAACTGCGGTGGCGGGCGGGCTTCCCGTCGCCTGCTCCCCGCAGAGCAGGGGCTGCCATCACCATGGCCACGGCTGTGAGTCGGCCTTGCGCCGGCGGGTCGCGGGATATTCTGTGGCGC GTCTTGGGCTGGAGGATAGTCTCAAGCATTGTCTGGTCAGTGCTGCTGCTCCCCATCTGTACCACAGTGTTTATCATCCTCAGCAGCATTGATTTATTTCATCCTATACAGTGGCTGTCTG ATTCCTTCAATGATCTATACAGTTCCTATGTAATCTTTTACCTTCTGCTGCTGTCAgtggtaatagtaataataagtaTTTTCAATCTGGAATTCTATACAG TGGTGCCTTCCGTTCCCTGCTCCAGGCTGGCTCTGATCGGGAAGATCCTCCATCCTCAGCAGCTCGTGCACTCGTTTATTCATGCCGCCATGGGAATGATGATGGCCTGGTGCGCTGCTGTGATAACCAGGGGTCGATACAGTTTTCTTGTGGTTCCCTGCACTGGTGCTGAGAG TTTAGAGAACCATTCTGCACAAACCTGCTTAAATGAGTATCACCTTTTTTTCCTACTGGCTGGAGCATTTATGGGCTATAGCTATAGCCTCCTGTATTTTATTAACAACATGAACTATCTTCCGTTTCCCATCATACAG caGTACAAGTTCTTGCGCTTTAGGAGATCTCTGCTCTTACTAGTTAAGCATAGTTGTGTGGAGTCACTGTTCCTGATTAGAAATTTCTGCATTGTGTATTATTTTCTTG GCCATATTCCCAAAGCTTGGATTAGCACTGCTATGGACCTTCGCATAGATGA GCAGTTTCACAGGCCTCTTGACACTGTGAGTGGCCTCTTGAATCTCTCCTTACTCTACCATGTCTGGTTATGTGGTGTCTTTCTCCTGATGACTTGGTACAGCTCCTGGATACTCTTCAAAATCTATGCCACAGAG GCTCATCTGTTTCCTGTTCAACCACCATTTGCAGAAGAGTCAGATGAATGCCTCCCGAAAGTTTTAAACAGCAATCCTCCCCTCATCATAAAG tatttGGCCTTGCAGGACCTGATGTTGCTTTCTCAGTATTCTCCCTCACGAAGACAAGAAGTTTTCAGCCTTAGCCAACCAG GTGGACACCCCCACAACTGGACAGCCATTTCACGGGAGTGCTTGAATCTTTTAAATGATATGACTCAGAAACTTGTTCTCTACCAAGAAGCTGCTGCTACGAATGGGAGGGTGCTGTCTTCCTCATACCCAGTGGAAA AAGAAACTACTTTTCAGACCCCGACATCTAACCAGATGCCTCGGCCTTCAGTGCCACCATTAGTTAGGACATCACTGTTTTCCTCAAAATTATCTACACCTGACGTTGCAAGTCCTCTTGGAAGCCCATTTGGCTCTGGTGTAATGAATCGGATGGCTGGAATTTTTGATGTGAACACCTGCTATGGGTCACCTCAAAGTCCTCAGCTAGTAAGAAGAGGGCCAAGATTatggacttctgcttctg atCAGCAAATGACTGAACTTTCTAATCCTCCATCTACCACTGTTAGTGCTGAGGGTAAGACAGTGAGACAGCCCAGTGGGATTTATTCATGGATTCAGAATAAACGTGAACAG ATTAAGAATTTCTTGTCAAAACGGGTGCTGATAATGTATTTTTTCAGTAAG CACCCAGAGGCCTCCATTCAGGCTGTTTTTTCGGATGCCCAAATGCATATTTGGGCATTAGAAG GTCTGTCTCACTTGGTAGCAGCATCATTTACAGAAGATAGATTTGGAGTGGTCCAGACGACACTACCAGCTATTCTTAGTACTTTGTTGACGCTGCAAGAG
- the NDC1 gene encoding nucleoporin NDC1 isoform X6: MQRRPQFLEPRWTLLRRDLLDSRGRVLGSTFPWGHVSAGQCWPVRPVQTKHRRNGLGPGPGFAQAAFEAAPTGSSWDFPPFELRWRAGFPSPAPRRAGAAITMATAVSRPCAGGSRDILWRVLGWRIVSSIVWSVLLLPICTTVFIILSSIDLFHPIQWLSDSFNDLYSSYVIFYLLLLSVVIVIISIFNLEFYTVVPSVPCSRLALIGKILHPQQLVHSFIHAAMGMMMAWCAAVITRGRYSFLVVPCTGAESLENHSAQTCLNEYHLFFLLAGAFMGYSYSLLYFINNMNYLPFPIIQQYKFLRFRRSLLLLVKHSCVESLFLIRNFCIVYYFLGHIPKAWISTAMDLRIDEQFHRPLDTVSGLLNLSLLYHVWLCGVFLLMTWYSSWILFKIYATEAHLFPVQPPFAEESDECLPKVLNSNPPLIIKYLALQDLMLLSQYSPSRRQEVFSLSQPGGHPHNWTAISRECLNLLNDMTQKLVLYQEAAATNGRVLSSSYPVEKETTFQTPTSNQMPRPSVPPLVRTSLFSSKLSTPDVASPLGSPFGSGVMNRMAGIFDVNTCYGSPQSPQLVRRGPRLWTSASDQQMTELSNPPSTTVSAEGKTVRQPSGIYSWIQNKREQIKNFLSKRVLIMYFFSKIRKPEAQRGQVASLRAHSQ, translated from the exons ATGCAGCGCCGCCCCCAGTTTCTGGAGCCCCGCTGGACCCTGCTTCGGAGAGACCTTTTGGACTCCAGAGGGCGGGTCCTGGGGTCCACGTTCCCTTGGGGGCACGTGTCTGCAGGGCAGTGCTGGCCCGTCCGGCCTGTCCAGACGAAGCATCGAAGGAATGGGTTGGGACCTGGGCCGGGCTTTGCTCAGGCAGCGTTTGAGGCAGCCCCAACGGGGTCCTCCTGGGACTTTCCTCCCTTTGAACTGCGGTGGCGGGCGGGCTTCCCGTCGCCTGCTCCCCGCAGAGCAGGGGCTGCCATCACCATGGCCACGGCTGTGAGTCGGCCTTGCGCCGGCGGGTCGCGGGATATTCTGTGGCGC GTCTTGGGCTGGAGGATAGTCTCAAGCATTGTCTGGTCAGTGCTGCTGCTCCCCATCTGTACCACAGTGTTTATCATCCTCAGCAGCATTGATTTATTTCATCCTATACAGTGGCTGTCTG ATTCCTTCAATGATCTATACAGTTCCTATGTAATCTTTTACCTTCTGCTGCTGTCAgtggtaatagtaataataagtaTTTTCAATCTGGAATTCTATACAG TGGTGCCTTCCGTTCCCTGCTCCAGGCTGGCTCTGATCGGGAAGATCCTCCATCCTCAGCAGCTCGTGCACTCGTTTATTCATGCCGCCATGGGAATGATGATGGCCTGGTGCGCTGCTGTGATAACCAGGGGTCGATACAGTTTTCTTGTGGTTCCCTGCACTGGTGCTGAGAG TTTAGAGAACCATTCTGCACAAACCTGCTTAAATGAGTATCACCTTTTTTTCCTACTGGCTGGAGCATTTATGGGCTATAGCTATAGCCTCCTGTATTTTATTAACAACATGAACTATCTTCCGTTTCCCATCATACAG caGTACAAGTTCTTGCGCTTTAGGAGATCTCTGCTCTTACTAGTTAAGCATAGTTGTGTGGAGTCACTGTTCCTGATTAGAAATTTCTGCATTGTGTATTATTTTCTTG GCCATATTCCCAAAGCTTGGATTAGCACTGCTATGGACCTTCGCATAGATGA GCAGTTTCACAGGCCTCTTGACACTGTGAGTGGCCTCTTGAATCTCTCCTTACTCTACCATGTCTGGTTATGTGGTGTCTTTCTCCTGATGACTTGGTACAGCTCCTGGATACTCTTCAAAATCTATGCCACAGAG GCTCATCTGTTTCCTGTTCAACCACCATTTGCAGAAGAGTCAGATGAATGCCTCCCGAAAGTTTTAAACAGCAATCCTCCCCTCATCATAAAG tatttGGCCTTGCAGGACCTGATGTTGCTTTCTCAGTATTCTCCCTCACGAAGACAAGAAGTTTTCAGCCTTAGCCAACCAG GTGGACACCCCCACAACTGGACAGCCATTTCACGGGAGTGCTTGAATCTTTTAAATGATATGACTCAGAAACTTGTTCTCTACCAAGAAGCTGCTGCTACGAATGGGAGGGTGCTGTCTTCCTCATACCCAGTGGAAA AAGAAACTACTTTTCAGACCCCGACATCTAACCAGATGCCTCGGCCTTCAGTGCCACCATTAGTTAGGACATCACTGTTTTCCTCAAAATTATCTACACCTGACGTTGCAAGTCCTCTTGGAAGCCCATTTGGCTCTGGTGTAATGAATCGGATGGCTGGAATTTTTGATGTGAACACCTGCTATGGGTCACCTCAAAGTCCTCAGCTAGTAAGAAGAGGGCCAAGATTatggacttctgcttctg atCAGCAAATGACTGAACTTTCTAATCCTCCATCTACCACTGTTAGTGCTGAGGGTAAGACAGTGAGACAGCCCAGTGGGATTTATTCATGGATTCAGAATAAACGTGAACAG ATTAAGAATTTCTTGTCAAAACGGGTGCTGATAATGTATTTTTTCAGTAAG ataaggaaacctgaagctcagaggggtCAAGTAGCTAGCCTAAGGGCACAtagccagtaa
- the NDC1 gene encoding nucleoporin NDC1 isoform X4, giving the protein MQRRPQFLEPRWTLLRRDLLDSRGRVLGSTFPWGHVSAGQCWPVRPVQTKHRRNGLGPGPGFAQAAFEAAPTGSSWDFPPFELRWRAGFPSPAPRRAGAAITMATAVLGWRIVSSIVWSVLLLPICTTVFIILSSIDLFHPIQWLSDSFNDLYSSYVIFYLLLLSVVIVIISIFNLEFYTVVPSVPCSRLALIGKILHPQQLVHSFIHAAMGMMMAWCAAVITRGRYSFLVVPCTGAESLENHSAQTCLNEYHLFFLLAGAFMGYSYSLLYFINNMNYLPFPIIQQYKFLRFRRSLLLLVKHSCVESLFLIRNFCIVYYFLGHIPKAWISTAMDLRIDEQFHRPLDTVSGLLNLSLLYHVWLCGVFLLMTWYSSWILFKIYATEAHLFPVQPPFAEESDECLPKVLNSNPPLIIKYLALQDLMLLSQYSPSRRQEVFSLSQPGGHPHNWTAISRECLNLLNDMTQKLVLYQEAAATNGRVLSSSYPVEKETTFQTPTSNQMPRPSVPPLVRTSLFSSKLSTPDVASPLGSPFGSGVMNRMAGIFDVNTCYGSPQSPQLVRRGPRLWTSASDQQMTELSNPPSTTVSAEGKTVRQPSGIYSWIQNKREQIKNFLSKRVLIMYFFSKHPEASIQAVFSDAQMHIWALEGLSHLVAASFTEDRFGVVQTTLPAILSTLLTLQEAVDKYFKLPHASSKPPRISGSLVDTSYKTLRFAFRASLKTAIYRITTTFGEHLNAVQASAEHQKRLQQFLEFKE; this is encoded by the exons ATGCAGCGCCGCCCCCAGTTTCTGGAGCCCCGCTGGACCCTGCTTCGGAGAGACCTTTTGGACTCCAGAGGGCGGGTCCTGGGGTCCACGTTCCCTTGGGGGCACGTGTCTGCAGGGCAGTGCTGGCCCGTCCGGCCTGTCCAGACGAAGCATCGAAGGAATGGGTTGGGACCTGGGCCGGGCTTTGCTCAGGCAGCGTTTGAGGCAGCCCCAACGGGGTCCTCCTGGGACTTTCCTCCCTTTGAACTGCGGTGGCGGGCGGGCTTCCCGTCGCCTGCTCCCCGCAGAGCAGGGGCTGCCATCACCATGGCCACGGCT GTCTTGGGCTGGAGGATAGTCTCAAGCATTGTCTGGTCAGTGCTGCTGCTCCCCATCTGTACCACAGTGTTTATCATCCTCAGCAGCATTGATTTATTTCATCCTATACAGTGGCTGTCTG ATTCCTTCAATGATCTATACAGTTCCTATGTAATCTTTTACCTTCTGCTGCTGTCAgtggtaatagtaataataagtaTTTTCAATCTGGAATTCTATACAG TGGTGCCTTCCGTTCCCTGCTCCAGGCTGGCTCTGATCGGGAAGATCCTCCATCCTCAGCAGCTCGTGCACTCGTTTATTCATGCCGCCATGGGAATGATGATGGCCTGGTGCGCTGCTGTGATAACCAGGGGTCGATACAGTTTTCTTGTGGTTCCCTGCACTGGTGCTGAGAG TTTAGAGAACCATTCTGCACAAACCTGCTTAAATGAGTATCACCTTTTTTTCCTACTGGCTGGAGCATTTATGGGCTATAGCTATAGCCTCCTGTATTTTATTAACAACATGAACTATCTTCCGTTTCCCATCATACAG caGTACAAGTTCTTGCGCTTTAGGAGATCTCTGCTCTTACTAGTTAAGCATAGTTGTGTGGAGTCACTGTTCCTGATTAGAAATTTCTGCATTGTGTATTATTTTCTTG GCCATATTCCCAAAGCTTGGATTAGCACTGCTATGGACCTTCGCATAGATGA GCAGTTTCACAGGCCTCTTGACACTGTGAGTGGCCTCTTGAATCTCTCCTTACTCTACCATGTCTGGTTATGTGGTGTCTTTCTCCTGATGACTTGGTACAGCTCCTGGATACTCTTCAAAATCTATGCCACAGAG GCTCATCTGTTTCCTGTTCAACCACCATTTGCAGAAGAGTCAGATGAATGCCTCCCGAAAGTTTTAAACAGCAATCCTCCCCTCATCATAAAG tatttGGCCTTGCAGGACCTGATGTTGCTTTCTCAGTATTCTCCCTCACGAAGACAAGAAGTTTTCAGCCTTAGCCAACCAG GTGGACACCCCCACAACTGGACAGCCATTTCACGGGAGTGCTTGAATCTTTTAAATGATATGACTCAGAAACTTGTTCTCTACCAAGAAGCTGCTGCTACGAATGGGAGGGTGCTGTCTTCCTCATACCCAGTGGAAA AAGAAACTACTTTTCAGACCCCGACATCTAACCAGATGCCTCGGCCTTCAGTGCCACCATTAGTTAGGACATCACTGTTTTCCTCAAAATTATCTACACCTGACGTTGCAAGTCCTCTTGGAAGCCCATTTGGCTCTGGTGTAATGAATCGGATGGCTGGAATTTTTGATGTGAACACCTGCTATGGGTCACCTCAAAGTCCTCAGCTAGTAAGAAGAGGGCCAAGATTatggacttctgcttctg atCAGCAAATGACTGAACTTTCTAATCCTCCATCTACCACTGTTAGTGCTGAGGGTAAGACAGTGAGACAGCCCAGTGGGATTTATTCATGGATTCAGAATAAACGTGAACAG ATTAAGAATTTCTTGTCAAAACGGGTGCTGATAATGTATTTTTTCAGTAAG CACCCAGAGGCCTCCATTCAGGCTGTTTTTTCGGATGCCCAAATGCATATTTGGGCATTAGAAG GTCTGTCTCACTTGGTAGCAGCATCATTTACAGAAGATAGATTTGGAGTGGTCCAGACGACACTACCAGCTATTCTTAGTACTTTGTTGACGCTGCAAGAG
- the NDC1 gene encoding nucleoporin NDC1 isoform X5 has protein sequence MQRRPQFLEPRWTLLRRDLLDSRGRVLGSTFPWGHVSAGQCWPVRPVQTKHRRNGLGPGPGFAQAAFEAAPTGSSWDFPPFELRWRAGFPSPAPRRAGAAITMATAVSRPCAGGSRDILWRVLGWRIVSSIVWSVLLLPICTTVFIILSSIDLFHPIQWLSDSFNDLYSSYVIFYLLLLSVVIVIISIFNLEFYTVVPSVPCSRLALIGKILHPQQLVHSFIHAAMGMMMAWCAAVITRGRYSFLVVPCTGAESLENHSAQTCLNEYHLFFLLAGAFMGYSYSLLYFINNMNYLPFPIIQQYKFLRFRRSLLLLVKHSCVESLFLIRNFCIVYYFLGHIPKAWISTAMDLRIDEQFHRPLDTVSGLLNLSLLYHVWLCGVFLLMTWYSSWILFKIYATEAHLFPVQPPFAEESDECLPKVLNSNPPLIIKYLALQDLMLLSQYSPSRRQEVFSLSQPGGHPHNWTAISRECLNLLNDMTQKLVLYQEAAATNGRVLSSSYPVESKKLNCPEETTFQTPTSNQMPRPSVPPLVRTSLFSSKLSTPDVASPLGSPFGSGVMNRMAGIFDVNTCYGSPQSPQLVRRGPRLWTSASDQQMTELSNPPSTTVSAEGKTVRQPSGIYSWIQNKREQIKNFLSKRVLIMYFFSKIRKPEAQRGQVASLRAHSQ, from the exons ATGCAGCGCCGCCCCCAGTTTCTGGAGCCCCGCTGGACCCTGCTTCGGAGAGACCTTTTGGACTCCAGAGGGCGGGTCCTGGGGTCCACGTTCCCTTGGGGGCACGTGTCTGCAGGGCAGTGCTGGCCCGTCCGGCCTGTCCAGACGAAGCATCGAAGGAATGGGTTGGGACCTGGGCCGGGCTTTGCTCAGGCAGCGTTTGAGGCAGCCCCAACGGGGTCCTCCTGGGACTTTCCTCCCTTTGAACTGCGGTGGCGGGCGGGCTTCCCGTCGCCTGCTCCCCGCAGAGCAGGGGCTGCCATCACCATGGCCACGGCTGTGAGTCGGCCTTGCGCCGGCGGGTCGCGGGATATTCTGTGGCGC GTCTTGGGCTGGAGGATAGTCTCAAGCATTGTCTGGTCAGTGCTGCTGCTCCCCATCTGTACCACAGTGTTTATCATCCTCAGCAGCATTGATTTATTTCATCCTATACAGTGGCTGTCTG ATTCCTTCAATGATCTATACAGTTCCTATGTAATCTTTTACCTTCTGCTGCTGTCAgtggtaatagtaataataagtaTTTTCAATCTGGAATTCTATACAG TGGTGCCTTCCGTTCCCTGCTCCAGGCTGGCTCTGATCGGGAAGATCCTCCATCCTCAGCAGCTCGTGCACTCGTTTATTCATGCCGCCATGGGAATGATGATGGCCTGGTGCGCTGCTGTGATAACCAGGGGTCGATACAGTTTTCTTGTGGTTCCCTGCACTGGTGCTGAGAG TTTAGAGAACCATTCTGCACAAACCTGCTTAAATGAGTATCACCTTTTTTTCCTACTGGCTGGAGCATTTATGGGCTATAGCTATAGCCTCCTGTATTTTATTAACAACATGAACTATCTTCCGTTTCCCATCATACAG caGTACAAGTTCTTGCGCTTTAGGAGATCTCTGCTCTTACTAGTTAAGCATAGTTGTGTGGAGTCACTGTTCCTGATTAGAAATTTCTGCATTGTGTATTATTTTCTTG GCCATATTCCCAAAGCTTGGATTAGCACTGCTATGGACCTTCGCATAGATGA GCAGTTTCACAGGCCTCTTGACACTGTGAGTGGCCTCTTGAATCTCTCCTTACTCTACCATGTCTGGTTATGTGGTGTCTTTCTCCTGATGACTTGGTACAGCTCCTGGATACTCTTCAAAATCTATGCCACAGAG GCTCATCTGTTTCCTGTTCAACCACCATTTGCAGAAGAGTCAGATGAATGCCTCCCGAAAGTTTTAAACAGCAATCCTCCCCTCATCATAAAG tatttGGCCTTGCAGGACCTGATGTTGCTTTCTCAGTATTCTCCCTCACGAAGACAAGAAGTTTTCAGCCTTAGCCAACCAG GTGGACACCCCCACAACTGGACAGCCATTTCACGGGAGTGCTTGAATCTTTTAAATGATATGACTCAGAAACTTGTTCTCTACCAAGAAGCTGCTGCTACGAATGGGAGGGTGCTGTCTTCCTCATACCCAGTGGAAAGTAAGAAATTGAATTGTCCAG AAGAAACTACTTTTCAGACCCCGACATCTAACCAGATGCCTCGGCCTTCAGTGCCACCATTAGTTAGGACATCACTGTTTTCCTCAAAATTATCTACACCTGACGTTGCAAGTCCTCTTGGAAGCCCATTTGGCTCTGGTGTAATGAATCGGATGGCTGGAATTTTTGATGTGAACACCTGCTATGGGTCACCTCAAAGTCCTCAGCTAGTAAGAAGAGGGCCAAGATTatggacttctgcttctg atCAGCAAATGACTGAACTTTCTAATCCTCCATCTACCACTGTTAGTGCTGAGGGTAAGACAGTGAGACAGCCCAGTGGGATTTATTCATGGATTCAGAATAAACGTGAACAG ATTAAGAATTTCTTGTCAAAACGGGTGCTGATAATGTATTTTTTCAGTAAG ataaggaaacctgaagctcagaggggtCAAGTAGCTAGCCTAAGGGCACAtagccagtaa
- the NDC1 gene encoding nucleoporin NDC1 isoform X7, translating to MQRRPQFLEPRWTLLRRDLLDSRGRVLGSTFPWGHVSAGQCWPVRPVQTKHRRNGLGPGPGFAQAAFEAAPTGSSWDFPPFELRWRAGFPSPAPRRAGAAITMATAVLGWRIVSSIVWSVLLLPICTTVFIILSSIDLFHPIQWLSDSFNDLYSSYVIFYLLLLSVVIVIISIFNLEFYTVVPSVPCSRLALIGKILHPQQLVHSFIHAAMGMMMAWCAAVITRGRYSFLVVPCTGAESLENHSAQTCLNEYHLFFLLAGAFMGYSYSLLYFINNMNYLPFPIIQQYKFLRFRRSLLLLVKHSCVESLFLIRNFCIVYYFLGHIPKAWISTAMDLRIDEQFHRPLDTVSGLLNLSLLYHVWLCGVFLLMTWYSSWILFKIYATEAHLFPVQPPFAEESDECLPKVLNSNPPLIIKYLALQDLMLLSQYSPSRRQEVFSLSQPGGHPHNWTAISRECLNLLNDMTQKLVLYQEAAATNGRVLSSSYPVESKKLNCPEETTFQTPTSNQMPRPSVPPLVRTSLFSSKLSTPDVASPLGSPFGSGVMNRMAGIFDVNTCYGSPQSPQLVRRGPRLWTSASDQQMTELSNPPSTTVSAEGKTVRQPSGIYSWIQNKREQIKNFLSKRVLIMYFFSKIRKPEAQRGQVASLRAHSQ from the exons ATGCAGCGCCGCCCCCAGTTTCTGGAGCCCCGCTGGACCCTGCTTCGGAGAGACCTTTTGGACTCCAGAGGGCGGGTCCTGGGGTCCACGTTCCCTTGGGGGCACGTGTCTGCAGGGCAGTGCTGGCCCGTCCGGCCTGTCCAGACGAAGCATCGAAGGAATGGGTTGGGACCTGGGCCGGGCTTTGCTCAGGCAGCGTTTGAGGCAGCCCCAACGGGGTCCTCCTGGGACTTTCCTCCCTTTGAACTGCGGTGGCGGGCGGGCTTCCCGTCGCCTGCTCCCCGCAGAGCAGGGGCTGCCATCACCATGGCCACGGCT GTCTTGGGCTGGAGGATAGTCTCAAGCATTGTCTGGTCAGTGCTGCTGCTCCCCATCTGTACCACAGTGTTTATCATCCTCAGCAGCATTGATTTATTTCATCCTATACAGTGGCTGTCTG ATTCCTTCAATGATCTATACAGTTCCTATGTAATCTTTTACCTTCTGCTGCTGTCAgtggtaatagtaataataagtaTTTTCAATCTGGAATTCTATACAG TGGTGCCTTCCGTTCCCTGCTCCAGGCTGGCTCTGATCGGGAAGATCCTCCATCCTCAGCAGCTCGTGCACTCGTTTATTCATGCCGCCATGGGAATGATGATGGCCTGGTGCGCTGCTGTGATAACCAGGGGTCGATACAGTTTTCTTGTGGTTCCCTGCACTGGTGCTGAGAG TTTAGAGAACCATTCTGCACAAACCTGCTTAAATGAGTATCACCTTTTTTTCCTACTGGCTGGAGCATTTATGGGCTATAGCTATAGCCTCCTGTATTTTATTAACAACATGAACTATCTTCCGTTTCCCATCATACAG caGTACAAGTTCTTGCGCTTTAGGAGATCTCTGCTCTTACTAGTTAAGCATAGTTGTGTGGAGTCACTGTTCCTGATTAGAAATTTCTGCATTGTGTATTATTTTCTTG GCCATATTCCCAAAGCTTGGATTAGCACTGCTATGGACCTTCGCATAGATGA GCAGTTTCACAGGCCTCTTGACACTGTGAGTGGCCTCTTGAATCTCTCCTTACTCTACCATGTCTGGTTATGTGGTGTCTTTCTCCTGATGACTTGGTACAGCTCCTGGATACTCTTCAAAATCTATGCCACAGAG GCTCATCTGTTTCCTGTTCAACCACCATTTGCAGAAGAGTCAGATGAATGCCTCCCGAAAGTTTTAAACAGCAATCCTCCCCTCATCATAAAG tatttGGCCTTGCAGGACCTGATGTTGCTTTCTCAGTATTCTCCCTCACGAAGACAAGAAGTTTTCAGCCTTAGCCAACCAG GTGGACACCCCCACAACTGGACAGCCATTTCACGGGAGTGCTTGAATCTTTTAAATGATATGACTCAGAAACTTGTTCTCTACCAAGAAGCTGCTGCTACGAATGGGAGGGTGCTGTCTTCCTCATACCCAGTGGAAAGTAAGAAATTGAATTGTCCAG AAGAAACTACTTTTCAGACCCCGACATCTAACCAGATGCCTCGGCCTTCAGTGCCACCATTAGTTAGGACATCACTGTTTTCCTCAAAATTATCTACACCTGACGTTGCAAGTCCTCTTGGAAGCCCATTTGGCTCTGGTGTAATGAATCGGATGGCTGGAATTTTTGATGTGAACACCTGCTATGGGTCACCTCAAAGTCCTCAGCTAGTAAGAAGAGGGCCAAGATTatggacttctgcttctg atCAGCAAATGACTGAACTTTCTAATCCTCCATCTACCACTGTTAGTGCTGAGGGTAAGACAGTGAGACAGCCCAGTGGGATTTATTCATGGATTCAGAATAAACGTGAACAG ATTAAGAATTTCTTGTCAAAACGGGTGCTGATAATGTATTTTTTCAGTAAG ataaggaaacctgaagctcagaggggtCAAGTAGCTAGCCTAAGGGCACAtagccagtaa